A stretch of Blautia liquoris DNA encodes these proteins:
- a CDS encoding adenylosuccinate synthase gives MIKAIVGANWGDEGKGKITDTLAEEADIVVRFQGGANAGHTIVNNYGKFALHTLPSGVFYKHTTNIIGNGVALNIPVLFKELHEVEAKGVPEPKLLISDRAQIVMPYHILFDQYEEERLAGKSFGSTKSGIAPFYSDKYAKTGIQVHELFDEDDLKEKLENICTVKNVLLEHLYHKPLLNPDDIFQELMEYKEMVKPYMCDTSLYLCNALKEGQQVLLEGQLGTLKDTDHGIYPMVTSSSTLAAYGAVGAGVPPYEIKDIITVSKAYSSAVGAGEFVSEIFGDEADELRKRGGDGGEFGATTGRPRRMGWYDCVASKYGCRLQGATQVAFTVLDVLGYLDEIPVCVAYEVDGKTTTEFPTTSKLRKAKPVYKKLPGWKQDIRGIKEYEDLPKNCRAYIEFVEEQIGYPITMISNGPGREDIIYRKK, from the coding sequence ATGATCAAGGCTATTGTAGGAGCAAACTGGGGAGACGAAGGAAAAGGAAAGATCACGGATACACTGGCTGAAGAAGCAGATATCGTAGTGCGTTTCCAAGGTGGAGCCAATGCCGGCCATACCATCGTGAACAACTATGGGAAATTTGCACTTCATACATTGCCGTCTGGTGTTTTCTATAAGCATACCACGAATATTATCGGAAATGGTGTTGCACTTAATATCCCTGTCTTATTTAAGGAACTTCACGAAGTGGAAGCGAAAGGGGTTCCGGAACCGAAACTTTTGATTTCGGACCGTGCACAGATTGTAATGCCTTATCATATTCTCTTTGACCAGTACGAAGAAGAACGTCTCGCAGGTAAATCATTTGGTTCCACAAAATCGGGTATCGCACCTTTTTATTCTGATAAATATGCGAAGACAGGCATTCAGGTTCATGAATTATTTGATGAAGATGATTTAAAGGAAAAGCTTGAAAATATCTGTACAGTGAAGAATGTCCTGCTGGAGCACTTGTATCACAAACCGCTTTTAAATCCGGATGATATCTTTCAGGAACTTATGGAGTATAAAGAGATGGTAAAACCATACATGTGTGACACATCACTTTATCTGTGCAATGCACTAAAAGAGGGGCAACAAGTTTTGTTGGAGGGACAGCTTGGAACTTTAAAGGATACAGATCACGGAATCTATCCGATGGTAACCTCATCCTCAACTCTTGCAGCTTATGGTGCAGTAGGCGCTGGCGTTCCGCCATACGAGATCAAAGACATCATCACAGTCAGCAAAGCCTACTCAAGTGCAGTGGGGGCAGGTGAATTTGTCTCAGAGATATTTGGAGATGAGGCTGATGAATTGAGAAAACGAGGCGGAGATGGCGGCGAATTTGGTGCGACGACAGGACGCCCGAGACGTATGGGATGGTACGATTGTGTCGCCTCAAAATATGGCTGCAGACTCCAGGGTGCTACGCAGGTTGCCTTTACAGTACTGGATGTTCTGGGATATCTGGATGAGATTCCTGTCTGTGTTGCCTACGAGGTTGATGGTAAGACAACGACAGAGTTTCCGACAACGTCGAAGCTTAGGAAGGCGAAACCAGTTTATAAGAAGCTTCCGGGATGGAAACAGGATATACGGGGAATAAAAGAATATGAGGATCTTCCCAAAAACTGCCGGGCCTATATAGAATTTGTTGAAGAACAAATAGGTTATCCAATTACCATGATTTCAAACGGTCCGGGAAGAGAAGATATTATATACCGCAAAAAGTAA
- a CDS encoding glycine--tRNA ligase produces the protein MEKTMEKIVALAKSRGFVYPGSEIYGGLANTWDYGPLGVELKNNVKKAWWKKFIMENPYNVGIDSAILMNPQTWVASGHLGGFSDPLMDCKECHERFRADKIIEDYCCEKGVEIRGGSVDAWTQQEMKDFIEENQVPCPSCGKHNFTDIRQFNLMFKTFQGVTEDAKNTVYLRPETAQGIFVNFKNVQRTSRKKLPFGIGQIGKSFRNEITPGNFTFRTREFEQMELEFFCEPDTDLEWFAYWKKFCLDWLYELGLHEGEIRYRDHDAKELSFYSKATTDVEFLFPFGWGELWGIADRTDYDLGRHQEESGQDMTYFDDTKNEKYIPYVIEPSLGADRMVLAFLCNAYDEEVLDEDKHDIRTVMHFHPALAPVKIGILPLSKKLAAGANDIYQELSKIYNCEYDDRGNIGKRYRRQDEIGTPYCVTYDFDSETDHAVTVRDRDSMEQERIKIKDLEAYFIEKFRY, from the coding sequence ATGGAAAAGACAATGGAAAAAATAGTTGCTCTTGCAAAGTCAAGAGGATTTGTTTATCCGGGTTCAGAGATATATGGGGGTCTTGCCAATACATGGGATTATGGCCCGCTTGGTGTTGAACTGAAAAATAATGTAAAAAAAGCATGGTGGAAAAAATTCATAATGGAGAATCCCTATAACGTGGGTATTGACAGCGCAATTCTTATGAATCCACAGACATGGGTGGCGTCCGGTCATCTCGGAGGGTTTTCTGATCCACTGATGGACTGTAAGGAGTGTCACGAACGTTTTCGTGCAGATAAAATAATCGAGGATTATTGCTGTGAAAAGGGAGTAGAGATACGAGGGGGAAGCGTAGATGCATGGACACAGCAGGAAATGAAAGACTTTATAGAAGAAAACCAGGTTCCTTGTCCAAGCTGCGGCAAGCATAACTTTACAGATATTCGTCAGTTCAATCTGATGTTTAAAACCTTTCAGGGGGTAACAGAGGATGCGAAAAATACAGTTTATCTGCGTCCTGAGACAGCGCAGGGGATCTTCGTAAACTTTAAGAATGTACAGCGGACATCACGGAAAAAGTTACCATTTGGGATTGGTCAGATCGGAAAATCTTTCCGAAACGAGATCACACCGGGAAACTTTACTTTCCGTACCCGCGAGTTTGAACAAATGGAACTGGAATTCTTCTGTGAGCCAGATACAGATCTTGAGTGGTTTGCTTACTGGAAGAAGTTCTGCCTTGACTGGCTTTACGAATTGGGCCTTCATGAAGGCGAGATTCGCTATCGTGATCACGATGCAAAAGAACTCAGCTTCTACAGCAAGGCGACAACAGATGTTGAATTCCTCTTCCCGTTTGGTTGGGGAGAGCTGTGGGGAATTGCCGACAGAACAGATTATGATCTGGGCAGACACCAGGAAGAGTCTGGACAGGATATGACTTATTTTGATGACACAAAGAATGAAAAATACATTCCTTATGTGATCGAACCTTCTCTTGGTGCGGACCGCATGGTTTTAGCTTTTCTCTGCAATGCTTATGACGAGGAAGTCTTGGATGAAGACAAGCATGATATTCGAACGGTTATGCATTTCCATCCGGCACTTGCACCCGTAAAGATTGGTATTCTGCCGCTGTCTAAAAAGTTGGCAGCAGGAGCGAATGACATTTATCAAGAGCTATCAAAGATCTACAACTGTGAATATGATGACCGCGGAAATATCGGAAAACGCTATCGCCGTCAAGATGAGATCGGAACACCATACTGTGTGACATATGATTTCGATTCCGAGACAGACCATGCTGTCACTGTACGCGACCGCGACTCTATGGAACAGGAAAGAATTAAGATTAAAGATCTGGAAGCGTACTTTATTGAAAAATTCAGATATTAA
- a CDS encoding winged helix-turn-helix domain-containing protein yields MNNYQRKKMDSRCMDEDSRIRVEKLVEILKMSVDPDKRREIAAFQEKADDGMTMPFEIGDSTWRIGVELRKTSNSETMEEQTKMSERFTIRPEQRRIFKGGKPVLLTSKEYKICEMLLNSRNRVVTRNEIFYNIWDSADNVVNDGTLNVHICRIRKKLECSSCIETVRDVGYRWGCCKRDCYK; encoded by the coding sequence ATGAATAACTACCAAAGAAAAAAGATGGATTCCAGATGTATGGATGAAGACAGCAGAATTCGTGTTGAAAAGCTTGTTGAAATTCTTAAGATGAGCGTAGATCCCGATAAAAGAAGGGAGATTGCAGCGTTTCAGGAGAAAGCGGATGACGGCATGACGATGCCCTTTGAAATAGGGGATAGCACGTGGAGAATAGGGGTTGAATTGCGAAAGACATCAAACAGTGAGACAATGGAAGAACAGACAAAGATGTCTGAGAGATTTACAATCAGACCTGAGCAGAGACGAATCTTTAAAGGTGGCAAGCCTGTTCTCTTGACATCAAAAGAGTATAAGATCTGCGAGATGCTGTTAAATAGTCGAAACAGAGTGGTGACAAGAAATGAGATTTTTTATAATATCTGGGATTCCGCAGATAATGTTGTCAATGACGGCACGTTGAATGTTCATATCTGTAGAATACGAAAAAAACTTGAGTGTAGTTCATGTATAGAAACTGTAAGGGATGTCGGTTATCGCTGGGGATGCTGCAAAAGAGATTGTTACAAATAA
- a CDS encoding Crp/Fnr family transcriptional regulator: MNQSENIITHYLKESYPFWNKLNSREQSLLISNSTMIRYEKDSFIYSRDEDCLGVFIVLEGQIRIYIQSEDSREITLFRLAPDEVCTLSASCLIQEITFDIQIEAEESSKILLSNTPAIRTLIDHNIYVENYIYKHTTEHFSDVMWAFGQILFSSFDKRLAAYLEDERIRSGSCVLKTTHEQIAKNLGSAREVVSRMLKYFEKEGIVLLSRGTITILDTRKLRSYL, from the coding sequence ATGAATCAATCTGAAAACATCATCACACATTATCTGAAGGAAAGTTATCCTTTCTGGAATAAGCTAAACTCACGAGAGCAAAGTCTTCTCATCTCTAATTCCACTATGATAAGATATGAAAAAGATTCTTTCATCTACAGCCGTGACGAAGACTGCCTTGGCGTTTTTATCGTGCTCGAAGGACAGATTCGGATCTACATTCAATCGGAAGACAGCCGGGAGATCACCTTGTTTCGACTGGCCCCAGATGAAGTGTGCACTTTGTCAGCTTCCTGTCTGATTCAGGAAATCACATTCGATATTCAGATTGAAGCAGAAGAAAGCAGTAAGATACTGCTGAGCAATACCCCTGCCATTCGGACACTTATTGATCATAACATATATGTGGAAAATTACATCTATAAGCATACAACTGAACATTTCTCTGATGTCATGTGGGCATTTGGTCAGATACTTTTTTCAAGTTTTGATAAAAGGCTTGCTGCATATCTCGAAGATGAGAGAATCCGATCGGGTTCTTGTGTGCTTAAGACAACTCATGAGCAAATTGCCAAGAACCTGGGAAGTGCCAGGGAAGTAGTATCCCGAATGCTGAAATATTTTGAGAAAGAGGGCATTGTCCTTCTTTCCAGAGGAACAATCACAATATTAGACACAAGAAAGCTGCGCTCTTATTTGTAA
- the spoIIID gene encoding sporulation transcriptional regulator SpoIIID has translation MKDYIEERAVEIATYIIEHNATVRQTAKEFGVSKSTVHKDVTDRLIQINPLLAQSARKVLDVNKSERHIRGGLATREKYLHQKPR, from the coding sequence TTGAAGGATTATATCGAAGAACGTGCTGTGGAGATTGCCACCTACATAATTGAGCACAATGCCACGGTCAGACAAACGGCAAAAGAATTTGGAGTTTCCAAAAGCACGGTCCACAAGGATGTCACAGACAGACTCATACAGATAAATCCGCTTCTTGCACAGAGTGCAAGGAAAGTTCTTGATGTGAATAAATCGGAAAGACATATCAGAGGAGGTCTGGCTACCCGGGAAAAATATCTTCATCAGAAGCCCAGGTAA
- a CDS encoding 1-propanol dehydrogenase PduQ yields MDYFYLKTQIFTGREGLDDILARVKKAFVVTDPFMVKSGMSEYLTLPFEQKGIEYQVFSEVSPDPDISLVAKALSMMQEFQPEVVFALGGGSAIDAAKAVNYLYARGGGTNKCRFIAIPTTSGTGSEVSKFAVISDPEKSAKYPLVMDDLIPDVAILDAELVKSVPPSVTADTGIDVLTHAIEAFVSTKANDFTDAAAEKAIRLVRDNLLKVYQQPGNLEARQKMHHASCLAGIAFSNSGLGLNHGMAHTLGAHFHIPHGRANGILLPYVMGFNAGCFDKITPVAARYAEIAGNNGLEGPTLRQSAFNVVRDTKQYIQRLHIPSNIEAAGVSREDFDRVLDEMAEAALNDACTKTNPRACTKEDIRELFVRAYQGRLVSY; encoded by the coding sequence TTGGATTACTTTTATCTGAAAACGCAGATTTTTACAGGCAGGGAAGGGCTTGATGATATCCTTGCCAGAGTAAAAAAAGCATTTGTTGTCACAGATCCCTTTATGGTAAAGAGTGGTATGTCCGAATATCTGACATTGCCATTTGAACAGAAAGGGATAGAGTATCAGGTTTTTTCAGAGGTAAGCCCAGATCCGGACATTTCACTGGTAGCAAAAGCACTGTCGATGATGCAGGAGTTTCAGCCTGAAGTTGTGTTCGCTCTTGGAGGAGGTTCTGCGATTGATGCAGCCAAGGCTGTGAATTATCTGTATGCAAGAGGGGGAGGGACGAATAAGTGCAGATTTATCGCAATTCCGACGACAAGTGGGACAGGCTCTGAGGTCAGCAAGTTTGCCGTGATCAGTGATCCGGAGAAGTCGGCCAAATACCCTTTGGTTATGGATGATCTGATTCCTGATGTAGCTATATTGGATGCAGAATTGGTAAAAAGTGTTCCGCCATCAGTCACTGCAGACACAGGAATCGATGTTCTCACCCATGCAATTGAGGCCTTTGTATCTACGAAAGCCAATGATTTTACGGATGCGGCCGCCGAAAAGGCAATTCGCCTTGTAAGGGACAATCTGCTGAAAGTATATCAACAACCGGGCAATCTTGAGGCACGCCAGAAGATGCATCATGCATCCTGTCTTGCCGGGATCGCATTCAGTAATTCGGGGCTGGGACTGAACCATGGGATGGCTCACACGTTGGGGGCTCATTTTCATATTCCTCATGGACGGGCGAATGGAATTCTGCTTCCCTATGTGATGGGATTTAATGCCGGATGCTTTGATAAGATTACGCCTGTGGCGGCACGTTACGCGGAAATTGCGGGAAACAACGGTCTTGAAGGCCCGACACTCAGACAGAGTGCATTCAATGTCGTTAGAGACACAAAACAATACATCCAGCGGCTGCACATTCCATCCAACATTGAAGCGGCGGGTGTTTCAAGAGAAGATTTTGACCGTGTACTCGATGAAATGGCTGAGGCGGCATTGAATGATGCCTGCACGAAGACAAATCCACGGGCATGTACCAAAGAGGATATTCGAGAACTGTTTGTAAGAGCATATCAAGGCAGACTCGTCAGCTATTAA
- the eutS gene encoding ethanolamine utilization microcompartment protein EutS, whose product MYEDKKERIIQEFVPGKQVTLAHVIPHPVKDLYAKMGLIDGEGAIGIFTITPSEAAIIAADVAGKAADIKIGFVDRFNGSLVITGDVAGVESALHDVIHVLCNTMGFAPTSITRS is encoded by the coding sequence ATGTATGAAGACAAAAAAGAGCGGATTATACAGGAATTTGTACCAGGCAAGCAGGTCACGCTTGCCCACGTGATTCCACATCCGGTGAAAGATTTATATGCGAAGATGGGGTTGATTGACGGGGAAGGCGCTATTGGGATTTTTACCATAACACCAAGCGAAGCAGCCATCATTGCGGCGGATGTCGCCGGAAAGGCAGCAGATATCAAGATCGGATTTGTGGACCGATTCAATGGTTCTCTGGTGATTACCGGTGATGTAGCCGGCGTCGAGTCTGCCCTGCATGACGTTATCCATGTGCTGTGCAATACTATGGGATTTGCACCAACTTCGATCACACGTTCTTAA
- a CDS encoding EutP/PduV family microcompartment system protein — protein MDNKKKKRVILIGRSMAGKTTMCQYMNHEGLKYHKTQTIQLINDKVIDTPGEYLERTYMRGALQVTAVDADVIAFVQGADEAGTMFSPGYASMFGKPCIGIVTKSDLASEKQIEDAKNFLRQAGAQKVFVTSSYEGTGFEELIHFFEDE, from the coding sequence ATGGATAACAAGAAGAAAAAGAGAGTGATCTTGATTGGACGTTCTATGGCCGGAAAGACGACGATGTGCCAGTATATGAATCACGAAGGCTTGAAGTATCATAAGACACAGACGATCCAGCTGATCAATGATAAAGTAATTGATACACCGGGAGAATATCTGGAGAGAACTTATATGCGCGGAGCCCTGCAGGTGACGGCAGTGGATGCAGATGTGATTGCTTTTGTGCAGGGGGCAGACGAGGCAGGAACGATGTTCTCACCGGGATATGCCAGCATGTTTGGAAAACCGTGCATTGGGATTGTTACAAAGAGTGATCTGGCATCAGAAAAGCAGATTGAAGATGCAAAGAATTTTCTGAGACAGGCCGGCGCACAAAAGGTTTTCGTGACGAGTAGTTACGAGGGAACAGGTTTTGAAGAACTGATCCATTTTTTTGAGGACGAATAG
- a CDS encoding ANTAR domain-containing response regulator, producing the protein MRVVIADDEPITRMDLKEMLEKEGYEVAAEAGDGFDAIEACRQEKPDLAILDVKMPLLDGLMASQVISEESVAGAVVLLTAYDDRKFIEEAKKAKVSGYLMKPIREGSLIPALEIALERSHEIQRLKEDYEMVSKRLESRVVIEQAKGVIMSSRGLSEQEAYDYIRGISKSKNVAMKKIAEIILMRRGK; encoded by the coding sequence ATGAGAGTAGTCATTGCGGACGATGAACCAATTACGAGAATGGATTTAAAAGAAATGCTTGAAAAAGAAGGCTACGAGGTCGCCGCCGAAGCAGGTGACGGGTTCGACGCCATTGAAGCATGCAGACAAGAAAAACCGGATCTGGCTATCTTGGATGTGAAGATGCCGCTTTTGGATGGCCTGATGGCCTCACAGGTCATAAGTGAGGAAAGTGTGGCCGGTGCGGTAGTGCTGCTCACGGCATATGATGACAGGAAGTTTATAGAGGAGGCAAAAAAAGCAAAAGTAAGCGGCTATCTGATGAAACCTATCAGAGAAGGCTCGCTGATACCAGCTCTCGAAATTGCCCTGGAACGCAGCCATGAGATACAACGGTTAAAAGAAGACTATGAGATGGTGTCAAAGAGACTTGAGAGCAGGGTTGTTATCGAACAGGCGAAAGGTGTGATTATGAGCAGCAGAGGACTTTCTGAGCAGGAAGCGTATGACTACATCAGAGGTATCAGCAAGAGCAAAAATGTCGCGATGAAAAAGATTGCGGAAATTATATTGATGCGCAGGGGAAAATGA
- a CDS encoding sensor histidine kinase — MSNEIKQLCKEYTDLSKEEVQVIEMMAQTLQPLANLEAADIFIDCPCREGDAIVVAEAKPEDVPSSYKGSVVAMMALEENEPAVARTLKLGIATKYMKARTQENNYTIQSVEPIKYHSRVIGVLIRERRITDDSSKADEQYKAVEIPLNHMINENEWLTESIDEGLILVDANDNVIFRNAYAKELFQALGYVVDILGQKYKNIRLTGNYKSKDFGEVISEVKIGSHYLRIRQIKLDKGDIRLAVIVRDITWNREQEKNLMLKSKAIEEINHRVKNNLQTVASLLRMQARRTDNEETKQHLGASINRILSIAATHQLLAHSAKDEVSLKEVLKKVMNNVLQSLVETGQKMHMEIIGDDMMVNSDIATSVAIAVNELLSNSIKHAFSGSEEGNIHICIEQGQMLSKITVSDDGKGFDVRQKEPGSMGLELVKSMVRDKLHGYLKIRSDDTGTKVSFEFMNQTEDLINFPE; from the coding sequence ATGTCGAATGAGATTAAACAGCTATGCAAAGAATATACAGATTTGTCAAAGGAAGAAGTTCAAGTCATAGAGATGATGGCGCAGACCCTTCAGCCGCTGGCTAATCTGGAGGCCGCTGATATTTTTATAGATTGTCCCTGCAGGGAAGGCGATGCGATTGTGGTCGCCGAGGCAAAGCCGGAAGATGTTCCCTCTTCCTACAAGGGGAGTGTTGTCGCAATGATGGCGCTGGAGGAGAATGAACCGGCTGTCGCGCGAACACTGAAACTTGGAATAGCGACAAAATATATGAAAGCGAGAACGCAGGAGAACAACTATACCATTCAATCGGTAGAGCCCATAAAATATCATTCTCGGGTGATTGGGGTACTCATACGAGAGAGAAGAATTACCGATGATTCAAGTAAAGCAGACGAACAGTATAAAGCCGTAGAAATTCCATTAAATCACATGATTAATGAAAATGAATGGCTGACGGAAAGCATTGATGAAGGATTGATCTTAGTCGATGCCAATGACAATGTGATTTTTCGAAACGCTTATGCGAAAGAACTGTTTCAGGCTCTTGGCTATGTGGTGGATATTCTCGGACAGAAGTATAAAAACATTCGGCTGACCGGGAATTATAAATCAAAGGATTTTGGTGAAGTGATTTCGGAAGTAAAGATCGGCAGTCATTATCTGAGAATTCGCCAGATTAAACTGGATAAAGGAGATATTCGTCTGGCTGTGATTGTCCGCGACATTACTTGGAACAGAGAGCAGGAAAAGAATCTGATGCTCAAGTCAAAGGCGATAGAAGAAATCAATCACAGAGTAAAAAACAATCTGCAGACTGTCGCATCACTTCTCAGGATGCAGGCGAGACGGACAGATAATGAGGAGACAAAGCAGCATCTAGGTGCGAGTATTAACAGAATCCTCTCAATAGCAGCTACTCATCAGCTTCTTGCACATAGTGCCAAAGATGAGGTCAGTTTGAAAGAAGTTCTGAAGAAGGTAATGAACAATGTGCTTCAGTCTCTGGTGGAGACGGGACAGAAGATGCACATGGAGATCATCGGGGATGATATGATGGTAAACTCTGATATTGCAACGTCAGTCGCCATAGCTGTGAATGAACTGCTTTCAAACTCCATAAAGCATGCATTTTCCGGCAGCGAGGAAGGAAATATCCATATTTGTATCGAACAGGGACAGATGTTGTCAAAAATCACAGTAAGCGACGATGGAAAAGGATTTGACGTCAGACAGAAAGAACCGGGAAGTATGGGACTTGAGCTTGTAAAGTCAATGGTACGCGACAAGCTGCATGGATACTTGAAGATAAGATCTGATGATACAGGGACGAAGGTTTCCTTCGAGTTTATGAATCAGACAGAAGATCTCATAAA